Part of the Leptotrichia massiliensis genome, AAATTGATAAAATTGATAAGAAAAATCTTAAAATTTTGTATTCTGGTGGAATTGACGTGGTAAAAAATGGGAATAGAATTTTTTCAGAAGGGGAAAAACTGAATATAAAAAGTCCAGAAACTTTTGAAATAATTTTGAGCAAGTATTATAACGTTCCAAATTTAATTTACGGAAAAGACGATAAAAATGTGTATGTAATTTCAAAATCAACAAAATTTGATGAAACTTATTCAAGCAAAATAATAAAAAATGCAGATGTAAATTCTTTTGAAGTAATGAAAAATAATATGTATACAAAAGATAAAAATAATATTTATTTTACACGAAATGATGTTGTAAAGTTGGAAGGTGCTGACAAAGATAGTTTTGTTATTCAAGAAAATGAGAACGATTTCTCTTACGATAAAAATAGTGTATATTTTATGGGGAAAAAAATAAATGGAATAAGTTCTAGTGAGTTTAGAATTATAGATTTGAATAACAGAAATGAATCTTTTTATTTCCTGACTGACAATAAAAATTTATATAAATTGATTACTATTTTTGATGAAGATAGTGGTAAAATTGTAAAAACTAAGTTAGTTACCATAGAAAATCCAAAAGTGGATACTAAAAGTTTTGAAGTGATAAATAAAAACTTTGATACTTATTATAGAGATAAAGATACTGTTTATTATTATGATGCGGATTTTGGCAAAGAATTGAAAAAACTGGAAGCGGCTGACAATAACAGTTTTGTAAGTTTGGAAGCAGACTTTGGAAAAGATAACAGGAATATTTATTATAATGGAAATAAATTGGAAGGCGTAAATTCTGATGGATTTGAAATTTTAGATGAAAATGCTATAATTTTTAAAAATAAAAATAATGTTTATTTCTTGAAAGCTAAAAATGAAGAAAAAAAATATAAACTTATACCTTTAAATTTTGACAGCAGTTCCTTTAAGACTGTTCATAAACGCAGTGGATATTTTAAAGATAAAAACGGGATTTATTATTTTGGTTATTCAAATTTGGAAAAATTGGATACCGAGAAAACTGAGGATATCCAAAATAAACTATTTCTTAAAATAGAAGGCGTAGATGTTCCGACATTCAGGGAACTTCAATTTGGATATTCAAAAGATAGGAATAGAGTGTATTGTAAAAATAAGGAAGTTAAAGGTGCAGATGCAGAAAGTTTTGTTATATTTTATGCAGATGAGGGAGTTGTAGTTAAGGATAAAAATAGGACTTATGAAAATGATTGTGAGTGACAAGTAAAAATTATTTTATTTATATTTTAGTAAGACTGCTTTGAAAAAGAATTTAGAAATCATAATTATTCTACTAAAATTCTTTTTAATTATCTAGTTCAATTTTGAAGAGTTTTAAATATTTTTAAGCATTTTTTGAATAAATTATTTAGAAAAGGATTTGGAGGAATTTTTATGAAAACTAAATTTTTTAAAGTTATATTAGGGGTGTTTATTTTAGCAAATTTTGGAATGGCGGAATATGTGAAAAAGGATAATGAAATTTATTATAAATATGGTAAAGAAGATGATTCAGGATTTAAAGTTGAAAATGTGGATTTGAAAACATTTAAAATATTGAATGATAAATATGCGAAAGATGATAAAAGCGTTTATTTTTTGGGAAATAAATCTTTTGAAGATGTGGACAGTAAAACTTTTGAAGTGCTACCAGACAATTATTCAAAAGATAAAAATAATGTTTACAGTCCAATTAACGAATGGATTCAGAAAATGAACGGGGCAAATCCAAAAACAATAAAAGTTTTGAGTCAATATTATTCAAAAGATGATAAAAATGTATTTTATAATTCAGATAAAATTTTAAATGCAGACATAAATTCGTTTGTGGTTCTGGAGGGAGACCATAGTCATGCAAAAGACAAAAATTCAGTCTATTATTCAGGAGAAAAAATTGAAGGTGCGAATCCAAAAACATTTAAGGTGATTTCAGACGGATCATATTCCAAAGATGATAAAAATGTGTATGCTGGATTAGACATTGTAAAAGGTGCAGATCCCCAAACTTTTAAGGAAGTTTCTGGAACAAATTATGCCAGAGATAAGAATAACCTGTATTATTACTTTGGAGATGTTAAAAATCTTGGGAAAATAAATGAAAAAGATTTTAAAGTTTTGGATAATGATTTGATTAAAAATGGAAATGAAATATTTTATTCTGGAGAAAAATTAGGTATAAAAAATCCTGAAGAATTTGAAATAATAAAAAATAATTCAAGTAATTCAAGTACGATTATTTATGGAAAAGATAATGAAAACATATATGCCATAACACCATACAAAGAAACTGGGTATCTTATAATAAAAAATGTTGATAAGGATACTTTTGAAGTAATGAAAGATAGCAATTATTCTAAAGATAAAAATAATATTTATTATACAAGAATGGATGTTATCCAATTACAAGATGTAGATAAAAATAGTTTTACTATTGTAGAAGATGAAGATTTTTCATATGATAAAAAAAATGTTTATTATAGAGGAAGAAAACTAAATGATATAAGCCCAAATGGCTTTAAAGTTGTAAGGCTTGTTAATAGACGAAATATACCACTTAATTTTTTGAGTGATAGTAAAAATATATATAAACTTGTTACAGTATATGATGAAAAAACTGATAAACTGAAAAGTGTAAAAGTAGTTGCAGTAAAAAATCCTAAAGTAGATTCTAAAACTTTTGAAATATTTGATTACTGGGAAAATTATTTCCGTGATAAAAATAATGTATATTATGAAAATGAATTGTATAAAATGGGCTTAAAAAAAATAGCAGGTGCAGACAGAAAAAGTTTTAAGGTTTTGAATGATGAATTTTCAAAAGACAAAAACAATGTTTATTATTATGGAAATAAAATAAACGGTGTAAGTCCAGATGGATTGGAGTTTGTTGGAAACAAATTTGTATTTAAAAATCATGAAGATTTTGTTTCTTTCATAAAAGATAAAAATAATGTTTATTATTTGAAAGGGAAAATTGGAAATGAAAAATATGAAATAATGCCTTTAAACTTTGACAGCAAGACCTTTAAATATTCTAATAACGGTTTTTATGAATTAATTAATTCAAATTATACTGGTTATTTTCAAGATAAAAATGGAGTTTATTATTTTAATGGATTAGCTAAATTAACTCCAAATAATATTTTATCTAAAGTTGAAAATGCTGATATTCCATCATTTGTACAATATATGGCAGGTTATGCAAAAGATACAAATAAAGTATATTGTGGAACTAAGGAAGTTAAAGGTGCAGATGTTGAAAGCTTTGCAGCATTTACTATAGATGGTGAAGATATAATAAAAGATAAAAATAAAATTTATAAATACACAGACAGTTGTGAACAATAATTAAATATAAATATTTTAAATTATACAGAAATCCCTCTAAAATTGAGCTTTATGAATTGAATAGATTGGGATTTTTGTACTTTTAAATAAATAGAAAGCGGAAAATATAAAATGAGAGATGTAATAGCAAGTCCAGATAACAAATTTTATAAATTGTTGAAAAAGCTGGATAAAAAGAAGTATCGTGATGAAAACAGTATTTTTAAGGCTGAAGGGGAAAAGTTTTTAAATGAGAATATTAATTTTAATAAAATTATTGTAAAGGAATCGAAATTTGAATATTTTGATGAAAAATATAAAATTTCTAAGCATGATAACTTGACAATTTTGAAGGATAATCTGTTTGATGAAGTTTCAACTCAAGAAAATAGTCAGGGAATAATATTCCTGTATTCTAAAAATTTAAATACAATTGAGGATATACAGGGAGATGTTGTAATTCTTGATGATATTCAGGATCCGGGAAATGCTGGAACTATCATTAGAACAATGATTGCCGCAAACTTTCAGAATTTAATTCTGACAAAGGGTTCAGTAGATGTTTACAATCCAAAGACAGTACGTGCTACAATGAGCGGGATATTCAAGTTAAACATAATTTATGAAACACCTGAAAAAATTGTGGAATTTTTGAATAATAAAAATTATTTAAAAATAGCGACTGCTTTACACGAAGATTCGATTTCCTATGAAAAAATAGAATTATGCGAAAATAATGCGTTTATTTTTGGACACGAAGGTGGCGGAGTGTCTGAATATCTGATAGAAAATTCTGATATAAAGGCGATTATTCCGATTTATGGGAATATAGAATCATTGAATGTGAGTGTAGCGACAGGGATTTTTCTTTACAAGATGAGAGAGAAATTGCAAGGATTATAAAAATTGTGGAGATAATAATACGAGTGAAATTTTGTGATTATGCAAAATAATATAAATATTAATAAAGTTCGAAAAACTACATAAGGGGTGGGAAATAATGGAGAATAATATACAAATATTTGAAGGTAAAAAAATTAGGTCTGTTTGGGATAATGAAAAAGAAGAATGGTATTTTTCTGTTGTCGATGTTGTAGGAGCATTAACGGATAGTGTAAATGCTAGAGATTATTGGTATAAAATGAAAAAAAGAATGACAGATGAGGAAAAAAGTGAATTGTCGACAATTTGTCGACAGTTGAAGTTAAAAGCACCTGATGGAAAAATGAGATTAACAGATGTCGCTGATATACAAGGAATTTTCCGAATTATTCAGTCAATTCCGTCTCCTAAGGCAGAACCATTTAAAATGTGGCTGGCACAAGTGGGAAAAGACAGAATAGATGAAATTACAGATCCAGAACTAACTATTGATAGGGCATTGGAAACATATTTGAAAAAAGGATATTCAAAAGAATGGATAAATCAGAGATTACAGGCGATTCAAGTTAGAAAGGAATGCAAGAGCATGGAGTAAAAAAGGGAATAGAATATGCAATTCTTACAGATGAAATTTCAAAGGCATGGTCTGGGATGGTAACTAGAGAATATAAAGATTTAAAAGGATTAAAAAAAGAGAATTTAAGGGATAATATGTCAACTTTAGAACTTGTACTTAATATGCTTGCAGAAGCTACAACAACAGAATTAACTAATATTCATAATCCAAATGGCTTGGAAGAAAATAAAAAAGTTGCAAAACGAGGTGGAGCAATAGCAGGAAATACTAGAAAAGAGATTGAAGCAGATACTGGAAAATCGGTTATTACAGCTAAAAATGCAGTAGATTTTTCTAAATTGATTGAGGATGTAGTAAAAGATATTCCTGATATAGTTAAAAATTGTAAAAATGAAGAAAAAAGCAAGGAGTGAATTAAATATGGCTTCAAGTAAAGAATATTTAAATTTTGTATTGGAACAGTTGTCGGAAGTGGAAAATGTTAGATATAGAGGGATGATGGAGGAATATATTCTTTATTATAGGGAAAAAGTTATTGGTGGGATTTATGATGACAGGTTTCTTGTGAAGGCTGTAAAATCCGCAAAAGAGCTTATGCCGAATGCTTTGCATGAAATTCCTTATGAGGGGGCAAAGGAAATGTTGCTTGTTGATGATGTTGAAAATAAAGAGCTTTTGAAGAATTTATTTGAAGCGATGTATGATGAACTTCCTGTTTTGAAGAAAAAAAAGAAATAATAGAAAGGTAAAATAGAAATGTCGAAAAAAGAAATGTTTAAAATTGGATCACATGTGGGAATGAGTGGGAAAGATATGCTTTTGGGATCGGTTAAGGAAGCGGTTTCTTATGGCTCGAATACTTTTATGATTTATACTGGAGCACCACAGAATACACGGAGAAAGCCGATTGATGAGCTGAATATTGAGGCTGGGCTTAAACTTATGAAGGAGAATAATATTGATATTGATGATATTGTTGTGCATGCTCCTTATATAATTAATCTTGGGAATGCGATAAAGCCTGAAACATTTGAGATTGCGGTGCAGTTTTTGAGAACAGAGATTGAAAGGACAGATGCTATTGGAGCGAAGAGAATTGTTCTTCATCCAGGTGCTCACGTTGGGGAAGGTGAAGAAGTTGGGATTAATAAGATTATTGAAGGACTGAATGAAGTTTTGACAAAAGATCAGAAAACAACTGTGGCACTTGAGACGATGGCTGGAAAAGGTACGGAATGCGGGAGAAGTTTTGAAGAAATTGCAAAAATTATTGACGGTGTAAAATTAAAGGATAAACTGACAGTATGTTTTGATACTTGCCACGTTCACGACGCTGGATATGATATTGTAAACGATTTTGAAGGAGTTATTGAGCAGTTTGATAAAATTGTTGGAATTGACAGGATTTCGGTAATTCATTTGAATGATAGTAAGAATGTGTGTGGTGCACATAAAGATAGGCATGAAAATATAGGGTTTGGAAAAATTGGATTTGAAGTGTTAAATAAAATTGCACATTTTGAAAAATTTTCTCATTTGCCAAAGATTCTGGAAACACCTTATGTGGCCTTGAACGATGATAAAAAGGCTAAAAAAGTTCCGCCGTATAAATTTGAGATTGAGATGCTTAGAGCTGGCAAGTTTGACAAAGATGTGATGGAGAAAATCAAAAATCAGTAAATTCTATTGGAATATGAAAGGAATTGATGCATGATAAAAAAAGGATTATTTTTATTGTTTTTGTTATTTTTGGTTTCGTGTGGTAATAAAGAAGAAAAAATATATGAAAAAGAATTAATGAATATTGAAGTTAGCGGGTACGATAATTCTAAACAATTTAGCGAGAGTGATGTAAAAGAGATAAAAAAGATGCTTCGGAAAAAATTTGACAATTTAGAATTAATAGCCGTAACAAAAGATGGACGATTTTTTATAAGAAAAAACGTAACCGATGGTAATAATAAAGAATTAACAGGAAAAGAAGTTACAATTGATAGAGTAGATATTATTGATACCATTGGAGAATGGTGTGAGGAAAAGGGGATAGAGTTTAAATTTATAATTAATCAATTTTATGATAAAAAACAGAATAAAGAAATTAGTCGTTCGATTTATTATTCTCATATTTTACAAATCAAATACGAAGATGAAGATTATAAAAAAGCACTTAAAGAAGGGTTTTCTCAGTATTCAAGAGCTACAAGATTTTAGAATAGAAAATAATTTTTTAAATAAATAAAAAAATAGTAAAGTTTATATAAGATATGATAAATATACAGAAAGAAGTGATAAAAATGTTAAAAGATAAAGAATTAACAAAAAAGGAAATGTTTGAAATATTTAACAGAAGATATGCGTGCAAAAAATACGATAAGACAAAAGTTGTTTCAGACGAAGATTTTATGGCAATTATTGAGACAGGTAGGCTTTCTCCTAGTTCTTTTGGGCTTGAGCCTTGGAAATTTATTCTTGTGAAAAATGAGGAAATGCTGAATGATATGAGAGAGTTTGCTTGGGGAGCGATTAACAGTTTGAATGGGGCGAGCCATATTGTTATGGTGCTGGCTAGAAAAGGTGTTACTGGCGATAGCGGATATTTTGAAAAAATTGGGAAGGAAATAAAAAATATTTCTGATGAAAATTTGAAGATTAGAAAAGAATTTTTTACAAAATTTCAAAAAGAGCATTTTAAGTTGCTGGAAAGTGAAAGAGCATTATTTGACTGGGCTTCAAAACAGACTTACATTGCAATGGTAAATATGATGAATATGGCTGCGGCTCTTGGGATTGACAGCTGTGCAATTGAAGGGTTTAATAAAGAAATGGCTGAAAAATACTTCTCTGAAAAAGGTGTGTTTGATTTGAAGGAATATGGAATTTCGTATTTTGTAAGTTTTGGGTATAGAGATGAGGATATTACTCCGAAAACTAGAAGAGAACCAAGTGAAGTTTATGAGGTTGTTGAGTAGTTTTCGAATACTTGAATTTTGAATATACTCAAATTAATTTATTGGCAGAAAGAGGATTTTTATGAAAAAAATTTTTGTAATGATGTTGCTGGTAACGGCATTTTCGTGTGGTAATAAAAATAATCAACATGAAAATAAAAATAAACCAAATAATACATCTGAACAGACGAGTCAAAAGCAAGAAAGTTCAGAACAGATATCAGAA contains:
- a CDS encoding DKNYY domain-containing protein; translated protein: MKSKLSKIVILVFLVANLGIAEYIKKDNAVYYKDEMEQANEKKVNDADFKTFVKLNDVYGKDGKSVFYLDKKLIDADVKTFQVIGEVNGKDKKYIYNYDEKMEINPKDFKLYKNKDKLLYFRNNGKLYIGGSFLEVEYVQDLNSFEVIDQGYSKDKYNIYYAGTPIYDVDKSTFQIIMPDYYAKDNNNVYSGSDKIKDANPDTIKILNQVYSKDDKNVFLNFGQKIKNVDAATFEVMEENASYGKDKNNVYYLGEKLKGADAKSFEIILEPNNLVQMYSKDRNSVFIGGRKIKEADLKTFERLSGTTYYSKDRNNLYYRELKIDKIDKKNLKILYSGGIDVVKNGNRIFSEGEKLNIKSPETFEIILSKYYNVPNLIYGKDDKNVYVISKSTKFDETYSSKIIKNADVNSFEVMKNNMYTKDKNNIYFTRNDVVKLEGADKDSFVIQENENDFSYDKNSVYFMGKKINGISSSEFRIIDLNNRNESFYFLTDNKNLYKLITIFDEDSGKIVKTKLVTIENPKVDTKSFEVINKNFDTYYRDKDTVYYYDADFGKELKKLEAADNNSFVSLEADFGKDNRNIYYNGNKLEGVNSDGFEILDENAIIFKNKNNVYFLKAKNEEKKYKLIPLNFDSSSFKTVHKRSGYFKDKNGIYYFGYSNLEKLDTEKTEDIQNKLFLKIEGVDVPTFRELQFGYSKDRNRVYCKNKEVKGADAESFVIFYADEGVVVKDKNRTYENDCE
- a CDS encoding DKNYY domain-containing protein; translation: MKTKFFKVILGVFILANFGMAEYVKKDNEIYYKYGKEDDSGFKVENVDLKTFKILNDKYAKDDKSVYFLGNKSFEDVDSKTFEVLPDNYSKDKNNVYSPINEWIQKMNGANPKTIKVLSQYYSKDDKNVFYNSDKILNADINSFVVLEGDHSHAKDKNSVYYSGEKIEGANPKTFKVISDGSYSKDDKNVYAGLDIVKGADPQTFKEVSGTNYARDKNNLYYYFGDVKNLGKINEKDFKVLDNDLIKNGNEIFYSGEKLGIKNPEEFEIIKNNSSNSSTIIYGKDNENIYAITPYKETGYLIIKNVDKDTFEVMKDSNYSKDKNNIYYTRMDVIQLQDVDKNSFTIVEDEDFSYDKKNVYYRGRKLNDISPNGFKVVRLVNRRNIPLNFLSDSKNIYKLVTVYDEKTDKLKSVKVVAVKNPKVDSKTFEIFDYWENYFRDKNNVYYENELYKMGLKKIAGADRKSFKVLNDEFSKDKNNVYYYGNKINGVSPDGLEFVGNKFVFKNHEDFVSFIKDKNNVYYLKGKIGNEKYEIMPLNFDSKTFKYSNNGFYELINSNYTGYFQDKNGVYYFNGLAKLTPNNILSKVENADIPSFVQYMAGYAKDTNKVYCGTKEVKGADVESFAAFTIDGEDIIKDKNKIYKYTDSCEQ
- a CDS encoding TrmH family RNA methyltransferase, which encodes MRDVIASPDNKFYKLLKKLDKKKYRDENSIFKAEGEKFLNENINFNKIIVKESKFEYFDEKYKISKHDNLTILKDNLFDEVSTQENSQGIIFLYSKNLNTIEDIQGDVVILDDIQDPGNAGTIIRTMIAANFQNLILTKGSVDVYNPKTVRATMSGIFKLNIIYETPEKIVEFLNNKNYLKIATALHEDSISYEKIELCENNAFIFGHEGGGVSEYLIENSDIKAIIPIYGNIESLNVSVATGIFLYKMREKLQGL
- a CDS encoding BRO-N domain-containing protein, whose product is MENNIQIFEGKKIRSVWDNEKEEWYFSVVDVVGALTDSVNARDYWYKMKKRMTDEEKSELSTICRQLKLKAPDGKMRLTDVADIQGIFRIIQSIPSPKAEPFKMWLAQVGKDRIDEITDPELTIDRALETYLKKGYSKEWINQRLQAIQVRKECKSME
- a CDS encoding TfoX/Sxy family protein; protein product: MASSKEYLNFVLEQLSEVENVRYRGMMEEYILYYREKVIGGIYDDRFLVKAVKSAKELMPNALHEIPYEGAKEMLLVDDVENKELLKNLFEAMYDELPVLKKKKK
- a CDS encoding deoxyribonuclease IV, whose product is MSKKEMFKIGSHVGMSGKDMLLGSVKEAVSYGSNTFMIYTGAPQNTRRKPIDELNIEAGLKLMKENNIDIDDIVVHAPYIINLGNAIKPETFEIAVQFLRTEIERTDAIGAKRIVLHPGAHVGEGEEVGINKIIEGLNEVLTKDQKTTVALETMAGKGTECGRSFEEIAKIIDGVKLKDKLTVCFDTCHVHDAGYDIVNDFEGVIEQFDKIVGIDRISVIHLNDSKNVCGAHKDRHENIGFGKIGFEVLNKIAHFEKFSHLPKILETPYVALNDDKKAKKVPPYKFEIEMLRAGKFDKDVMEKIKNQ
- a CDS encoding NAD(P)H-dependent oxidoreductase produces the protein MLKDKELTKKEMFEIFNRRYACKKYDKTKVVSDEDFMAIIETGRLSPSSFGLEPWKFILVKNEEMLNDMREFAWGAINSLNGASHIVMVLARKGVTGDSGYFEKIGKEIKNISDENLKIRKEFFTKFQKEHFKLLESERALFDWASKQTYIAMVNMMNMAAALGIDSCAIEGFNKEMAEKYFSEKGVFDLKEYGISYFVSFGYRDEDITPKTRREPSEVYEVVE